A stretch of the Leptolyngbyaceae cyanobacterium genome encodes the following:
- the pyrH gene encoding UMP kinase, translating into MGIAFQRVLLKLSGEALMGNLGYGIDPTVVQEIAAEVAEVIDTGVQMAIVVGGGNIFRGVKAASGGMDRATADYIGMIATVMNAMTLQDALERAGVPTRVQTAIAMQEIAEPYIRRRAIRHLEKGRVVIFGAGSGNPFFTTDTTAALRAAEISADVIFKATKVDGIYDSDPHLNPQARRYQSLNYGHVLANDLRVMDSTAIALCKENNIPIMVFDIAVRGNIHRAVMGESIGTIVGGLYEII; encoded by the coding sequence CCAAAGGGTTTTGCTGAAGTTGAGCGGCGAAGCTTTGATGGGGAATCTGGGCTATGGAATAGATCCGACCGTAGTTCAAGAAATTGCGGCAGAAGTGGCAGAAGTGATCGATACTGGCGTTCAGATGGCAATTGTCGTGGGTGGTGGAAACATTTTTCGCGGCGTCAAGGCGGCGTCGGGCGGAATGGATCGCGCTACGGCAGATTATATCGGGATGATTGCTACGGTGATGAATGCCATGACATTGCAGGATGCGCTAGAACGAGCGGGAGTTCCGACTCGCGTGCAAACTGCGATCGCCATGCAGGAAATAGCAGAACCATACATCCGCCGTCGTGCTATTCGCCATCTAGAAAAAGGACGAGTAGTGATTTTCGGTGCGGGTTCTGGCAATCCTTTTTTTACTACCGATACTACAGCTGCTCTCAGGGCGGCAGAAATCAGCGCTGATGTGATTTTTAAAGCCACTAAGGTAGATGGAATTTACGATTCAGACCCCCATTTGAACCCACAAGCTAGACGCTATCAAAGCTTAAATTACGGACACGTTTTGGCTAACGATCTGCGGGTGATGGATAGTACTGCCATCGCCTTGTGTAAAGAGAACAATATTCCGATTATGGTGTTTGATATTGCAGTTAGAGGTAATATTCACCGGGCTGTGATGGGAGAATCTATCGGCACGATCGTAGGAGGTTTGTATGAAATTATCTGA
- the frr gene encoding ribosome recycling factor, with protein sequence MKLSEAESKMQKAVESTQHSFNTIRTGRANASLLDRVSVDYYGAPTPLKSLASITTPDASTIMIQPYDRSSLNLIEKAISLSDIGLTPSNDGSNIRLNIPPLTSDRRKELVKVAAKYAEEGKVSIRNIRRDAVDSIRKQEKSSEVSEDEAKDLQDKIQKMTDKYISKIESLLAEKEKDITTV encoded by the coding sequence ATGAAATTATCTGAGGCTGAAAGTAAAATGCAAAAAGCTGTTGAGTCTACTCAACATTCTTTTAATACGATCCGCACTGGCAGGGCTAATGCTTCTTTACTCGATCGAGTAAGCGTCGATTATTACGGTGCGCCGACACCTTTGAAATCTCTAGCTAGCATTACTACACCAGATGCTAGCACCATTATGATTCAACCTTACGACCGGAGTAGTTTGAACTTAATTGAAAAAGCCATTTCTCTATCGGATATTGGATTAACCCCTAGTAATGATGGCTCGAATATTCGCTTGAATATTCCCCCACTCACCAGCGATCGTCGTAAAGAGTTGGTGAAGGTAGCTGCGAAGTACGCTGAAGAAGGAAAAGTTTCGATTCGTAATATTCGTCGCGATGCCGTCGATTCAATTCGCAAACAAGAAAAGAGCAGTGAAGTTTCTGAAGATGAAGCGAAAGACTTACAAGATAAAATTCAGAAGATGACTGATAAATACATCAGCAAGATCGAAAGCTTGTTAGCAGAAAAAGAGAAGGATATTACTACCGTCTAA
- a CDS encoding family 2 glycosyl transferase — translation MFWDVCIRYANGTEKVIRSYKNRETALKCVDAIYNTQGYPLHLAYIVRASAESHVLQTA, via the coding sequence ATGTTCTGGGATGTATGTATTCGCTATGCCAACGGCACTGAAAAAGTGATTCGTTCCTATAAAAACCGAGAAACAGCCCTTAAATGCGTCGATGCTATTTACAATACCCAAGGCTATCCGTTGCATCTAGCCTATATCGTGCGTGCCTCTGCCGAAAGTCACGTTTTACAAACTGCTTAA
- a CDS encoding geranylgeranyl reductase family protein — translation MFDCIIVGAGPAGGAAAYHLAKRGRSVLVLEKESLPRYKPCGGGVSPVIAQWFDFDFTPAISLKINTIRYTWKMEDPVESQLGKLEPIWMVRRDVFDHFLIQQAQKQGAELRDNTEVTGIKFQNDRWQVNTANGLVEGRYLIAADGAKGPMAKWLGFKERKRRLAGALEAETPALGSNDAKIHFEFGMIKNGYIWNFPKADGYSIGVGTFQGGEPQDFKSILSEYGTMFGVDVKSSKQYGHPLALWDGAQKLHTQNALLAGEAACIVDPFTAEGIRPSIFTGVKAAEAIDRAVGGDLNALENYTELVNEEWGADMVWAQRLASVFYRIPKVGYKVGVKRPSATTIMAQILCGKLRYSDVANKAVKRLSTSLIPGMGG, via the coding sequence ATGTTTGACTGCATAATTGTCGGTGCTGGCCCAGCGGGTGGAGCGGCTGCTTATCATTTAGCTAAGCGAGGGCGCTCGGTTTTAGTATTGGAAAAAGAAAGTTTGCCTCGGTATAAACCCTGTGGTGGCGGTGTATCGCCTGTCATCGCTCAATGGTTCGATTTTGATTTTACTCCCGCAATTTCTCTGAAAATCAATACAATTCGCTACACCTGGAAAATGGAAGATCCGGTGGAAAGTCAGTTGGGAAAGTTAGAACCAATTTGGATGGTACGACGTGATGTATTCGACCACTTCCTGATTCAACAAGCACAAAAGCAGGGAGCGGAATTAAGAGATAATACGGAAGTTACTGGTATCAAATTTCAAAACGATCGCTGGCAAGTCAATACAGCTAATGGCCTGGTAGAAGGTCGCTACTTGATTGCGGCAGATGGAGCTAAAGGGCCGATGGCGAAATGGTTGGGTTTCAAGGAGCGCAAACGTCGGCTGGCGGGAGCGTTGGAAGCAGAAACACCCGCTCTTGGCAGCAACGATGCCAAGATTCATTTTGAGTTTGGCATGATTAAAAATGGTTATATCTGGAATTTTCCGAAAGCGGATGGTTATTCGATCGGTGTAGGAACTTTCCAAGGTGGAGAACCGCAAGATTTTAAGAGCATTTTGTCTGAATACGGCACGATGTTCGGGGTGGATGTCAAAAGCAGCAAGCAATACGGTCATCCCCTCGCTTTGTGGGATGGCGCTCAAAAGCTGCATACCCAAAATGCTCTGTTAGCTGGAGAAGCTGCTTGTATAGTCGATCCGTTCACGGCAGAAGGGATTCGTCCTTCGATTTTTACTGGAGTTAAAGCAGCAGAGGCGATCGATCGCGCCGTGGGCGGCGACTTAAATGCTTTAGAAAATTACACCGAACTCGTCAATGAAGAATGGGGAGCCGATATGGTATGGGCACAGCGCCTAGCTTCCGTCTTTTATCGCATTCCCAAAGTCGGTTATAAAGTTGGGGTAAAACGTCCGTCTGCTACCACGATCATGGCACAAATTCTCTGTGGGAAATTGCGTTACAGCGATGTGGCAAACAAGGCTGTTAAACGTTTGAGTACCAGTTTAATTCCTGGAATGGGTGGCTAG